In a single window of the Flavivirga spongiicola genome:
- a CDS encoding 5'-nucleotidase C-terminal domain-containing protein, giving the protein MRLTHLIFLLYFFNLLGCKHPKLELTKIEGKQIQITDTLPVDSKIESYIKPYRDHIQKDLDSILAYSANTFSKSDGKLNTAIGNFMADAIYSEANPIFKKRTGKNIDMVLLNYGGIRSVLSKGNVTKRTAYQLMPFENSIVVVALKSNQVDRLVNYLIKKKRAHPISKLKLVINENDEIVEAKIKDKDIKSNKIYYVATNDYLYNGGDSMTFFKTNDSLYVLNYKIRNALIDNFRKVDTINPVIDDRFIQIK; this is encoded by the coding sequence ATGAGGTTAACACATTTAATTTTTTTGTTATATTTTTTTAATCTTTTGGGTTGCAAACACCCCAAATTAGAGTTAACAAAAATTGAAGGAAAGCAAATTCAAATTACTGACACACTGCCGGTTGATTCTAAAATTGAATCCTACATAAAACCCTATAGAGATCATATTCAAAAAGATTTAGATAGTATTTTAGCTTATTCCGCTAACACCTTTTCTAAATCTGACGGAAAACTTAATACGGCTATTGGGAATTTTATGGCTGATGCAATTTATAGTGAAGCCAATCCTATTTTTAAGAAAAGAACGGGTAAAAATATTGATATGGTACTCCTTAACTATGGAGGCATCCGGTCTGTTTTATCTAAAGGAAATGTAACAAAAAGAACCGCTTATCAGTTGATGCCTTTTGAAAATAGCATTGTAGTAGTCGCTTTAAAAAGCAACCAGGTAGACCGTTTAGTGAATTATTTAATTAAAAAAAAAAGAGCCCATCCTATATCTAAACTCAAATTAGTAATAAATGAAAATGATGAAATAGTTGAAGCTAAAATAAAAGATAAAGACATTAAATCTAACAAAATATATTATGTTGCCACTAATGACTATTTATATAATGGAGGAGACAGCATGACATTTTTTAAAACAAATGACAGTCTTTATGTTTTAAATTATAAAATTAGAAATGCTTTAATTGATAATTTTAGAAAGGTTGATACCATCAACCCTGTAATTGATGACAGATTTATTCAAATAAAATAA